A genomic region of Pyrus communis chromosome 14, drPyrComm1.1, whole genome shotgun sequence contains the following coding sequences:
- the LOC137716216 gene encoding uncharacterized protein — protein sequence MELAVRQISFSYLPKINVKPREQRRRQSSLVSSALPETVASIAIAATVVGTAATVLAKRTKAAEEAEVPMKICEACRGSGICPECKGEGFVLKKLSDESAERARMASKNMATRYTAGLPKKWSYCTKCSSARSCLACSGRGKIALL from the exons ATGGAGTTAGCTGTGCGCCAAATATCATTTTCTTACCTTCCTAAGA TCAATGTAAAGCCACGAGAGCAAAGAAGAAGACAATCATCATTGGTATCTTCTGCCCTACCTGAAACAGTGGCTTCAATAGCGATTGCTGCTACAGTCGTTGGTACAGCAGCTACGGTTCTTGCAAAGAGAACCAAAGCTGCTGAAGAAGCTGAG GTTCCTATGAAAATATGCGAAGCCTGTCGTGGTTCTGGTATATGTCCTGAATGCAAAGGCGAAGGCTTTGTACTCAAGAAACTCTCTGACGAAAGTGCTGAGAGGGCAAGAATGGCTTCTAAGAATATGGCCACTCGATACACAGCAGG GCTTCCAAAGAAATGGAGCTACTGCACAAAATGCTCTTCTGCGCGATCATGCCTTGCCTGCAGTGGCCGTGGAAAGATAGCTTTGCTTTAA